TGTTTACGTCTGCGAAACTAGCACCTTGCTCTTTAGCTCATATTACAATTATCATATTCCATACCAGGCTAGATCATAAGTTACTGGACACAGGCCTGCCCTCACCAACTTGACAGCAACAGGCTGGAAATTATTCCATCATAACATCATTTATTaggtgattgaatttgattttATGGATATAAATGGGGAAAAAATCCAGGCAGTGCATTTATCAAATAAAGATCTTTCATTTCCAGTAGTTGGCATTGTAAGTACTATaagttaaataatttaaaatatcaattgGAGTCAGAATGTCTGATTTGTTTTCTTTACAGATATTGCAAAGAGTTCCTTTATGTAAACACTACAGGACAAATTTAGGGTTTAGCCCTAACACAATTGCATTAAGGAATTGAATGGCTATGTATTATTACGCAAGTAAACTGAACGAGGCTTCATGTAGTGGCTGCAACATAAAAGTGCCGCCGGCACCAACAGAACCTGCACCGGCCCCACCGCCCCCGACCGATCATGCCCCTCTTCCTCCTAACCCAGCTCTCCTCCACGGCACTGGACTCTCCTACTATGATGTATGTTGGATTATTTTTCTCAATTAATGCTCATCTTTGTTATCATTTTCACATATTAATTTTgtgtataattatacttaatctTGTTTctattttgtgtttattattatataactatTTTCAGAATGATGACTACTATTCTATGGTCAGAGGCAACAAGTTCATATCTGAAACCACTTGTAAACACATTGTGATGAATGGTGGAATAAATTTTATTGCTGCACAGAAAGGAGACAATCCACAGGTACACTTCAGTTTAATGTGATGATTGTGTTTGTAAATTGTTTGTGTGTTTAATTGATTATTGTTTGTACAGTAGCAATAATTTCTAcatatattttcatattttttattatagttgGCAGGTGTCCTATCACCGGGAGTAAAGGCACTTACAGCATTGCCTTATGTTAATTGTCCACCAGAGAAGCTTGATGTGGAATATAAAGATGGACAAATAGTCAGTGCCACTTTGGATGCTCTCGTAGATATGCTTCGACCTGGAGCAAGCAAATCTTTTACATTCACCTTCCTTCTATGTTCACGTCTTTTTGTTAAGCCACATGAATTGCTAAACAAATTGTGTAAAcgatatttcaaaaattatgATAAGattgtaagtataaaaaaatatatgatgataTTTATTAGTAATGGCTTGTAACctttataattaatgtaaagTATGTATCTGAAGTTTGGGTataaaaaaattgctctagattattatgttttatattataggGAAAAACGGAAGTAAAAGATTTGGTTGAAAAGGAGTTGACAGACATGGTTGCCCTAGTCAGGGTGTTAAATCAATGGACTAGTATGTTTCCCTATGATTTTCGTGATGACAGAGTTATGGCACTGGTGCGGAGTATAACTCAAAGGTAAAtaagtttgaaaaaaaaattgttataaagTAGAAATAGGTATAAATTCATGcattaatattacatttacataattGAATGAATgtcattcaaaaatatctattaaACGGAATTATTTGCTTGTAGATGTGCAGCTGAACACATGGCGTCGGTCAGAACAGAAGTATCAACGATGTTAGAAAAACTTCTAGATAAATTGACAGCTTTGGAGCAGTATGAAGAAACTCTAGTGGAAATACCGCAAGTGGCATCGGTTGATCAATTACCACAAGTAATAATTTTGAAGTTGTACACTTTCAATAAACATACAAagttgtaatattataatatgtattgctaacaataatattgttttagGGAGATATTTTAACACTGGGATTGACACCTGCAGAATTAGCAAATCAGTTGACGATTGTGGAGCTCCACAAGTTATCATTTGTAGGCCCTGAAGAGTTTGTTCAGACATTCGCTCCAGTGCAACCTGCGCCACAAGCCCCAACTAATGGAAAAAACACAATTAATCTACATCATAATGAGGGCAAAAGCACAAGGAACTTGGAAGCTTATGCAGACTGGTTTAACAGGCTGAGCTACTTGGTGGCCACAGATATACTAAAAGTGAGTAAAATATGACTGAAAGGCGTTGCTTATTTGGTCTGCTCTGCTTTGTGTCTGTCAcatgatatttttattgcgactgtTTTGTGTTTGTAATAAAGTGTTCTCTTGTGTTATACAGCTGTTGCCCTTAAGAAATTATTATATTGACTTATATGCATAACATTATTGAAAATTTGCAGGCTACAAAGAGCAAATACAGAGCGCGCGTAATAGAACAGTGGGTAATGACAGCGAGAGAGTGCTTCAATCTTGGGAATTTTAACTCCCTTATGGCTATCATCAGTGCATTGAACATGTCTCCAATATCAAGACTTAAGAAAACGGTaaaaatcattcattcatttaattgagtttacattttatatttgttggGAACATGattaaagtaatataatattatattcagtGGAGCCGCACATCAGCAGTGTGTGGTCAGCAACTAAGGCAGCTGGAACTATGTGTGGAGCCCAGCGGAAATCACGCGAGGTAAGTTACGGTATGGTAGGATGGTCCTGATtttttgtgcttattttattttgattaaaagTATAATATGTTCGTACTGAGTTATGAAGCCTCAAGCTACGCCTTCAAAGAAACGAACATTCTAGGATTCTTGGTACTGGCGGCTTGATCGCTTTGCTTGAAACGAGAAACCAGGTGACTTGAGGTTGTAGGCGCTCTGTGACTTTGACCTGTCAGTGTGGACGTAAGAAGTAGCCTAAAGCATTCAATTTGTGTGCAGGTATCGTGCAGCCCTGGCAGCCGCGCCTACTGAAACGGCTGTGCCGCTGTTGTCCGTCACTTGCAGGGATCTCCACTTTGCCAATCAAGGTTCTCCATCCAAGtgagtacatacatacttacggTTCAAGGCCTGCTATTGCAGCTTGTGGAATGGTTCACCGCAAAGCCTCTCTTCTTTGCTGCACTCTTCTCTTTCCTGGGCTATCGTTTTTTAAGCTGCCAAGTGCGCCTCCAGTTCATCACGCTATCGGTTTCGCGGACCGCCAAGACGTCTGTTGACATTCGGAACCCAATCTATGGTCTTTCTTGGCCTTAGCACTTGAAGAAGCACCCAAGATGATTTTAAACTACACTTGATTTTTCACTTGATTTttgtggaattccgtggtttctgcctaccccaacgggagatAGACCTAActgtgtttgtatgtatgtgtat
This genomic interval from Pectinophora gossypiella chromosome Z, ilPecGoss1.1, whole genome shotgun sequence contains the following:
- the LOC126380036 gene encoding ras-GEF domain-containing family member 1B-like; translation: MAMYYYASKLNEASCSGCNIKVPPAPTEPAPAPPPPTDHAPLPPNPALLHGTGLSYYDNDDYYSMVRGNKFISETTCKHIVMNGGINFIAAQKGDNPQLAGVLSPGVKALTALPYVNCPPEKLDVEYKDGQIVSATLDALVDMLRPGASKSFTFTFLLCSRLFVKPHELLNKLCKRYFKNYDKIGKTEVKDLVEKELTDMVALVRVLNQWTSMFPYDFRDDRVMALVRSITQRCAAEHMASVRTEVSTMLEKLLDKLTALEQYEETLVEIPQVASVDQLPQGDILTLGLTPAELANQLTIVELHKLSFVGPEEFVQTFAPVQPAPQAPTNGKNTINLHHNEGKSTRNLEAYADWFNRLSYLVATDILKATKSKYRARVIEQWVMTARECFNLGNFNSLMAIISALNMSPISRLKKTWSRTSAVCGQQLRQLELCVEPSGNHARYRAALAAAPTETAVPLLSVTCRDLHFANQGSPSKLPGNRVNFEKCTLLARHVNSQLAARRLTGDEPPPQPPAPLPARRLFADRPALRENALELISFEREPPVDHLEKERLKRLRGAT